One Campylobacter sputorum subsp. sputorum DNA segment encodes these proteins:
- a CDS encoding c-type cytochrome yields MKELKILIIVLFMVLVTYWGVEPLAHSVMNPHTSSASYDFSSSDKEFVNKKVDLANANIKKAGNDEANLNLANKELEKATNLKTKYDELWGKVDSIDFSKGNITSGEQTFAMACASCHSLKVKGLPNPMGDDKTASEAMGVVPPDLSLAGYLYDDKFLAALILEPTVALKVSHVFNDEKPFPMTQFFGLGGDINQEVADIIAYLNSVAPKEASNKEVFDNACQRCHDIKYDNMYVLGDRLSLKNHIGSNPPDLSMMIRSKGETYLHKFINDPQKMLPGTAMPRVGLNEKAEKQVVEYMQKVGDSKKDERESVSIKIMIYFAILSVFAILWKRKIWKDLH; encoded by the coding sequence ATGAAAGAGTTAAAGATATTAATTATAGTTTTATTTATGGTGTTAGTTACATATTGGGGAGTTGAGCCTTTGGCGCACTCTGTTATGAATCCGCACACATCTTCTGCAAGTTATGATTTTTCATCTTCAGATAAAGAGTTTGTAAATAAAAAAGTAGATTTAGCAAATGCTAATATTAAAAAAGCTGGCAATGATGAAGCTAACCTAAATTTAGCAAATAAAGAGCTTGAAAAAGCTACAAATTTAAAAACAAAATATGATGAACTTTGGGGTAAAGTTGATAGCATTGACTTTTCAAAAGGAAATATTACATCAGGAGAGCAAACATTTGCTATGGCATGTGCAAGTTGTCACTCTTTAAAAGTAAAAGGTTTGCCTAATCCTATGGGTGATGATAAAACAGCAAGTGAAGCTATGGGAGTGGTGCCGCCAGATCTTAGTTTAGCTGGTTATTTATATGATGATAAATTTTTAGCTGCTCTTATACTAGAACCAACCGTAGCTTTAAAAGTATCACATGTATTTAATGATGAAAAGCCTTTTCCTATGACTCAATTTTTTGGTCTTGGTGGAGATATAAATCAAGAAGTTGCAGATATAATAGCTTATTTAAATTCAGTTGCTCCAAAAGAAGCTAGCAATAAAGAAGTCTTTGATAATGCTTGCCAAAGATGTCATGATATAAAATATGACAATATGTATGTTTTAGGAGATAGATTAAGTCTTAAAAACCATATAGGATCAAATCCACCAGATCTTTCTATGATGATTCGCTCAAAAGGTGAAACTTATTTACATAAATTTATAAATGATCCTCAAAAAATGCTTCCAGGAACTGCAATGCCTAGAGTTGGGCTTAACGAAAAAGCAGAAAAACAAGTTGTAGAATATATGCAAAAAGTTGGAGATTCTAAAAAAGATGAAAGAGAATCTGTTTCTATAAAAATCATGATTTATTTTGCTATACTTTCTGTTTTTGCTATACTTTGGAAAAGAAAAATCTGGAAAGATTTGCATTAA
- a CDS encoding cytochrome b, which produces MSHIKKSTSLFDWFDQRLNIDKFWKVMVSEYWIPKNINFLWAMGVILLTLFILLFVTGLLLVMYYKPDAVVAFDSVNKTIMQEVEYGWLWRHIHAVAASVIFLILYIHTFTAVYYRSYKNGREMIWVSGILLFLIFSAEAFSGYMLPWGQMSYWAATVITQLFGGIPVIGEAVVEWIRGDYAVSDPTLTRFFMLHVCLLPVVIIAVIALHFYALRFPHVNNLDGEEIDFELEADKYLKGNMKEAKVIPFWPGFLAKDFMYVCIFMIFFFYLVGFQFNFAMDPINFDPASHLKTPPHIYPEWYFLWQYEILRGFFFDVGPLKAADIGLMAFAFSGVSLIFIPWLDRSSVVAPAHKNRAYFIWFWVLMIVLIALTIYGKLPADGVTFGISNTYIGFVLSISYIALLLVFLPLITIAERKRG; this is translated from the coding sequence ATGTCGCATATAAAAAAATCTACAAGTTTATTTGATTGGTTTGATCAAAGATTGAATATAGATAAATTTTGGAAAGTTATGGTTAGTGAGTATTGGATACCAAAAAATATAAACTTCCTTTGGGCTATGGGTGTTATTTTATTAACGCTTTTTATACTGCTTTTTGTTACTGGACTATTACTAGTAATGTATTATAAACCAGATGCTGTTGTGGCGTTTGATAGTGTAAATAAAACTATCATGCAAGAAGTTGAATATGGTTGGCTTTGGAGACATATACACGCAGTTGCCGCTTCTGTTATATTTTTGATACTTTATATTCATACATTTACTGCAGTTTATTATAGATCTTATAAAAATGGCAGAGAGATGATATGGGTTAGCGGTATACTTTTATTTTTGATATTTTCAGCCGAGGCTTTTAGTGGATATATGCTTCCATGGGGACAGATGAGTTATTGGGCAGCTACTGTTATAACTCAACTTTTTGGAGGTATTCCTGTTATAGGTGAAGCTGTGGTAGAGTGGATAAGGGGAGATTATGCTGTAAGTGATCCAACTCTTACAAGATTTTTTATGCTTCATGTTTGTTTGCTTCCAGTTGTAATTATAGCCGTAATTGCTCTACATTTTTATGCACTTCGTTTTCCACATGTAAATAATCTTGATGGAGAAGAGATAGATTTTGAATTAGAAGCTGATAAATATCTAAAAGGCAATATGAAAGAAGCTAAAGTTATACCATTTTGGCCAGGATTTTTAGCAAAAGATTTCATGTATGTTTGCATATTTATGATATTTTTCTTCTATTTGGTAGGATTTCAGTTTAATTTTGCCATGGATCCTATAAATTTTGATCCTGCAAGTCATTTAAAAACACCTCCACATATTTATCCTGAATGGTATTTTTTATGGCAGTATGAAATTTTACGCGGATTTTTCTTTGATGTTGGACCGCTTAAAGCCGCAGATATAGGACTTATGGCTTTTGCATTTTCTGGAGTTTCTCTTATATTTATACCTTGGCTTGATAGAAGTAGTGTTGTTGCTCCTGCACATAAAAACAGAGCATATTTCATATGGTTTTGGGTATTAATGATAGTTTTAATAGCGCTTACTATTTACGGTAAGTTGCCAGCCGATGGAGTAACTTTTGGCATTAGCAATACTTATATAGGTTTTGTTCTTTCTATAAGCTATATAGCATTATTGCTTGTATTTTTACCTCTTATTACTATAGCTGAAAGAAAAAGGGGGTAG